CAGCCAGAAAGAACACCAGAGCTAGTAGTTCTGGAAAAAACAATCAACCCCGGTTTTCTAGAAAAAAACCAAgaatttcaaaaatgttcataaatttaaAATAATGTTTATAAATTCAACAAAATCATGAATTCAAAAGAATGTTCACATATTAAGAAACAATCACGAATTTTAAAAAATTCACTATTTGAAAAAAGGTGAaatttttcatgaatttcaaaaaaggttcatgaatttgctaatttttttaaataatacatttttaaATTAATTTGCATAAATATTACGCCGATATTTTTACTTTTGAAAATAATATACCATCGGCCTGCTGCAGGCTGACTGGGCCTAGTCGGCCCACCGCAGGCCGATTAGCTTCTAGTCGGCCCGCAGCAAGCCGACTGGGACTAATTGGCTTGCTGCGAACCAATTAGTTCCAGTCGGCTTGCTGCGGGCCGACTAGGTGCATGTGGCCATGAATTTgggaaaaagttcacaaatttaagaaaagttcataaattttcaaaAAATTTGGTATATTTGGAAAAAATCATGAAATTAAAAATGGAAAACGAATAAGAAAAGAAAGTAAACCAAACAAAAAACCGgtaaaaacaaagaaaagaaaaaaccgGTTGATAGCTTCATAAAAACAGATTAAAGATTCTGGAAGCTTCAGAAAACTGGTTTGGAGCTCCATGTAAGGAGATATTACATGGGTCGAGCCACTAAAGAAAGTGAAATACGAGGTGTGAGGAGCACACTATGCCTGGCTTCTAGCGAGACCTAGCGGCCCCCTATTCGTCACCTTCAGCGAGTCTAACTTCCAGACTCACTGAAGgggaggtgggccggcccacgtgCCCGAAAAACCATACCCTGTTTTCTGCgttttttatgttttatgtttatgttttttgctttatttttttctACACTTTAAAATATTCTAATATATATTGAAAAACACTCTAtaaaaatatttttaaaatgttgaacaagtatttggaaaattttgaattagtatttgaaaaatattgaacaagtatttgaaaatattgaatgattatttgaaaaatgttgaaaagTATTTGAAAACACTGAATGAGTATTTGacaaatgttgaacaagtattagAAAATTGTTGAATACGTACTTGAAAAAAGTTGAATAAGCactaaaaatgttgaacaagtatttaaaaatgttgaacTAGTATTTGAAATTTGTGAATAAGTTTGGAAAATGTCGAACAAGTATTTGACAAATTTTGAATAAGTATTAACAATTGTTGAGCGagtatttaaaaatgttgaacaagtatttgacaAATGTTGAAAAAGTATTAACAATTGTTGAATGAGTATTTAAAAATGCTAGAcaagtattaaaaaatgttgaatgagtatttcaaaaatgttgaacatgtatttgaaaaaaatattgaacaattgtttgaaaaaatgttgaaaaagtatttgaaaaaatgtcgATTGTGTATATAAAAGacgttgaacaagtatttaaaaatgttGTACTAGTATTTAAAAAGTGTTgtacaagtatttgaaaaaatgttgatcatgtacatgcaaatgttgaataagtatttgaaaaatgttgaaaagtatttgaaaaaatattgatCATGTACATAAAAATGTTGAAGAAGTATTTGGAAAAATCTTGATCATGTATATTAGAATCTAGAatgaaaataaaaaacaaaatgcaaaaaagaatgagaataaaggaaaataaaaaagaaacaaaatgaaagaaagaaatcagagaataatgaaaagcgaaaaaaaagaaagaaaattaaaaatCTGTGAAAACCGCATTGTACGTTTGAACCATCAGTGCAGGGATCGATCCCTGGCAGCGCCCTTTTTATTCCTCTTTTGTTGATATATGCAATATATAGTGGGCCGGCCCGATTACAGTTAATGCTTTAGCAAGAGCAAAAGTTGTCGTCTTGCTTAAAGGGCGCTCATAGGCCCCGGCGCGTCGGCCGAACAGTTAGGCCGATTAAGCGTTCGATTCAGCAAATTTGACCCGTTTGATCTGGGTCTCGTAATAGAAAAGAAAAGTGCATCGTCGCTCCTCTTTTGATCTCGGTTCCTCCTTCCTCGTGGAAACGCAGCGCTGCTGTCGTGGCCTGCAGCAACCGCTCGTGTCTCGCGGTCACCGCCCCTCACCACCGCTGTTTCCTGTGTTTCTCGCCGGCTCCGTGCATGCAGTAGCGTGTCCCCGTAGTTGCAGCTCCCCGTGATGACGGTCGCAACTCTGGTGGCGGCGGGCGCAACTTTGGCGTGAGTCGGTTGCAGGTCGCAGCACCTCCTCCGACAAGCTCGTAGAAGAAACTGTACTCTCCCTCAGGTTGCCGGTAGCAGCAAAAAAATCAGCCGGTTGTAGCAAAAAAGGGATCGGTTCCAAAATATATAAAGCTTGCCGGTGCCGCATGTGGTCGCCATTGTAGCAACATTTCCATGGCCTTCCCCAGATGTATCAATTGTAAACACCATAGTAGTGAAAAACTACAACGGTTACAGCAAAAATACATCGTCACGGGTGTCGGCGCGTCATGAAAAATAAATGTAACAATTGACAACGCGAATAGTAGCAAAACTCAAAACGGTCGTAGCCAAAAAGTGGTAGACTATTTCCACCAAACAAAGACATGTAGCAATTTCTTTGATTGGTTCGAGCACTAACTAAAGATGGTGGTACCAAAATGGGTACACTGGTTACACCAAAGAAAAAATGATGGTAGCAAATTTTGCGATAGTTCCAGCAAAAATTGAAGATGGTGGTAGCAGATTGGTACATTGGTTCCAGCAAAACACACAACACGGTAGCAAAAAAATGACTGCTTCCAGCAAAAAGTGAAGACGATGCTAGCAAAAATCGGGGCTGCTTGCTGCAAAAAACTCGCCGGATCTCGAGCACTTTTCGCCCTGAACGTTGGTCGCCGCGGGTCTCTGACACTTATCGCCACCGTCTCCAGCACCCGTGGCTGCTGTTTACAGCACTTGCCGCCATCGTCTTGAGTATTGTAGCTGCCGTCCCGGCACCACATAGCATCTGTCCCAGCACCAGGCGGCGCCGGTCCTAGCTCCGACACCGGCGCTCGGTTGCTCCTGGGAGGCAGGGATAAAGGAATGGAGGTGAGAGAGGGGAATTTGCAGCAGCGTGCGGTGCCAACGGCGCCCAGATTGATCTATCACGAGGGAAGTTGGGGTGTGAGGAGAGGATAAGAGCGATAAGCGTGGAAGGAACGAGGCGAATTCTTCAGATCGTAACAGATAGGATGACGTGTGTGTGGTCCACTGGAAATGTGTCTAGCGCAGGGTGCTGGGAGACGCACAATCTAAGTCAAATCCAACGTGATACGCGACCGGCCGAGCGTCGCCGTACCCAAACATTTCCCTTGCTTAAAGCGAAAAATAGTTCTCGCGAACCTAGAATAGCCTTGCCTATAAGCAGCCTCCCAAAATGGGCCGGGCCAGCAAGGTCACAGGGTTTAGCGCTTTTTTCTTCTTCCGTTTTATTTTCAATTTTTTTACTTTTACTTAGATTTCAAAATATTCTAAGTGATATATATTATAAAGTCACTTTACGTAGCGAATTAAAAAAGataatcatgtatttaaaaatgaTAAACGTGTATAAAGTCATGTTCTtgatgtatataaaaaatgtacCATGTGTATGAAAAAAAATTACAGATCAAAATACATATCTTAAAACATGTTAACcattatttcaaaaaatttaaatGTATATATAAAATGTTCTTGATGTATACAAAAATAAAGAATATGTATGGAAAAAGTAGACATAAagaagtgcaagttttgaaaaatgttaaCCACATATTTGGAAAATTTTAAACGTGTCATGATGTATAACGAAAAGGTACAGTGCTTCCAAGAAAAGTAGACATAAAAATATAAGTTTAAAAATATTAATAATGTATTTGGGAAATATTAACATGCATAAAAAGGTTCCTAATGTATAAaaaaatatactccctccatcccaaaataagtgacttaactttgtactaactttagtacaaagttgagtcatttATTTTGGGACGAATGAGAGTACAGATGATGGACATAAAaagtatgtttggaaaaaaatGCTAATCACTAGCCTTGGAGACGCATAGAAGTGTTCAACAAAGCGTATGAGCTAAGCGTAAGTTTACTCCGTTATATTGGCTACGTCCATCAAAATTTAATGAAGTAAAAATACTTCACTAAAGATTTACTTCGCCAGAATATGCAAGTTCCCGCAATTTTTTTTACGGGATGAATTGTGAAATCTATTTGGGATGAAAAAAATGTTCTCATCCTGTTAATCGACGATTATTTTGTCAGATGACCCGTTTTATGGGATCGAGTATAGGTGCTCTTAAAGCATCTCTAGCAGAGCCCGTATAATGCCGACCCGCAAAACTTGTTTACAGTTCGCTGCAGATCCGATTTGCGGGGCGAATTCGTGCGCTGCAGATCAGACCCCGTATATGAAACTGTAAAATTTTTAAAAAAGCATTTGCAGGAGAAACTTGCAACGACATTGATCATACATAGTTCGTCATTATACTACATTGTACTACTTAGGGGGAATCTGCAGGCGGCGGTGGACCTGAGCCTATGCTACCAAAATCCACGAGCTCGCGACGGTGACGACGCGGCGGAGGAGCCGGAGGAGCTCAGTCCGGAGTCGAGGTCCATGAAGACCTTGGCTTGCTCGGCCTTCATAACGCGCAGGTCCGCCTCCTTGGATGTGTGCGCCTGCGACGCCCTGCTCGAGGAAGATCCGCTCGTAGTCaagctcgcggcggcggagcgcgtcggcctcctcctcctccctcgccgaGCGCTCCATGATGACGCGCTCTAGGTGCTCCTCCTGCCCCCAGAGGAGGTAGTCCTCGGGGCCGATTACTCCTCGACACGGCAGCGCGTCGGCCTCGAGCTTGACGGCAAGCGGCCCGAGCTCCTCCAGCTCTCTCTTGACCGCAGTGAGCCATGAGCTTGAGGCGCCCGCGGACGAGCTCCCCGTGGCAGAGGAGCCGGAGGAGGCGTGGCGGCGGACCGCGAGCTTGCGGTGTTCGAACGCAGGCGGTGGCCGGCTCCCGTGGTTGAGCCACCTCCGCGCCCCCCGCTTCCGTGCGGCGTCGGAtctgcggcggcggcgacgctccTCGCCATCCCCCGCTTTCGTAGCCATCCATGGATCGTTAGGCCTTTTTtaagctcgccggcggcgagaaatTGGGGTGGAGGAGAAGGGGAATCATGACAGAGCGGCGGCAGAGGCGGATAGGGTTTGACCCGTATCCAGAAGGTGAAAACCGCATATATAGTGGTGGCGAGGGATTTTTTCCGGGCCACCGTAAAAAATTTACGAGTCAGGCCGCAGATACGGTGTTATAGTGTGCTAGAGATGCTGTTAGACACCCGAAAACCAGAGATTGGGATCAATATTCCCCTTAATACCTCTCTGTGATTATTCCCCGACCAAAAGCACTTTCCTCTTTGGATGGGATGGGATACTTCATCTAGTGCCGGCGGCACAGCTCCCAACCCAACCTGATTGCTGCCGCCGCGAGCCCCCTGTTCCTCTGCCAGGTACGTATGTTTCTGGATCGATTTTGATCTGGTGGTGTTTGCTACTGCGCTAGAGCTCGAACCGCAAGTTAGGGATGGAATTGCTTCGTTTCTCGATCCGTTTTGATCTGGGCTTTCTACCGGCgtgtgttggggggggggggggggggggggtggatgcgGTGAGGCAAGTGGAGTAGTGAATCTCTGCTCTGCAAGGGTTGATAATCTGGACAAACCAAATTAATCGATTGAATCGAAAGCGGTTGGGGATGGGGAAAACATTCTCTGTGTGTGTGTGCTCTGCTGCGCTGCCAAGACCCGAGTCAGCAGCAACGCCAGCCATGCTTGATCCATTTCTGGTCCCAACTACCACTGTAAGATTTAATTAGATTGAAATGCTATATATGAAACTTCCGAGCTGGGAAGAGTGGTTTGAGTTGCACTTTATTCGTACTAGTATCAATGTAGAACTTGTGTTGGAACTTGTCTTTATCACGAAATTGCAAAACAGTGTATTGCACAAGTATTTTCACCTTGTTAATCAAAATTTGCTTGTGGAAATACTAGTCAACAAAGTTCAAAGTAAGTATAACTACTGTGTATTCTCTAAAATGCCAGACTTTTTTAGGTAGTTTCCTTTCTTTTTTGCTTGTGCAACTTCTGTAACATTGGCATACTTATGTCGAAATCAGGTACCTCATTGTGATTGACGATGTATGGACAATAGCAGCGTGGGATGCTATCCGATCCACGCTGCCAGACAACAACCTCGACAGCAGAATCATGGTGACCACTCGGATAGAGGCTGTGGCTGTAGCATGCAGCGATGCTAGTGAAATTTGTGGAGATAACATCTATCACATCGAGCCCCTCAATTCAGAAGACTCCAAGAAGCTGTTCCTCAGCAGAGCATTTGGCTCCAAGGATGCCACTTGCCCCACAGAGCTGGAAGATGAAATGAACAAAATTCTCAAGAAATGTGGTGGGCTGCCATTGGCCATTGTCAGCATTGGCAGCCTTTTGGCCAGCTATAAATCACCGGAGCACAAGGATATGTGGGATAGGGTTTGCAAATCAATTAGTTATCATATGGATACCAATCCCACCCTTGACGGGATGAGGCAGATACTCACACTCAGCTACGACCACCTGCCCTATCACCTCAAGGGTTGCATGATGTATCTTAGTATTTTCCCGGAGGATTTTCTCATCAACAAGGACCGGCTCGTATACAGATGGATCGCTGAAGGATTGGTTGAGGAGAAGCGGGGGATGACCCTGTTGGAGGTTGCAGAAGCCTACTATGACGAGCTGGTGAGTAGGGGCATGATTAATCCCGCTGGCGAAATAATCAGCCATGTCTATGGAGCTGTGGAGACATGTCGGGTGCATGACTTGATGCTGGAGGTCATGGTGTCCAAATCCTTGGAGGCCAACTTTGTCAGCCTGATAGGTGGGCAGTATGATGGGATGTCCTATGACACAATACGCCGCCTCTCCCTCCATGGTGGTGCGCAGATGCCCAAGGAATCTCCATCCAAGAAGTACTCTCCATCCAAAAGACCCAAGGAATCTACATCCAAGAAAATGGTTAAGAAGAATGACTTAAAAGACATTAATGTGCAGCATGTCCGATCACTGAGTATGTTTCAGCTCCAAGGGAACAAGCTGCTTGATCGTCTGGGTGAGTTCACCCTGCTGAGAGTACTTGACCTGGAAGACTGCAAGGGCGTAGAAAACAAGCATATGGGTGACATCTGTCGGATGTACCTTCTGAGGTATTTGTCCCTGAGAGGTACAGATATCAGTGTGCTGCCTCCGAAAGTCTGTGACCTGGAGCATTTGCAGACACTTGATGTACGTGCCACCGGCCTTGCTAGACTTCCAGAAACTCTGATAAAACTAGAGAAACTTGAGCGCTTGTTCTTCTCCCAGAAGGATGTCTGGTCTACCATGTGGAAGCCACCTCAGGGTCTCTGGAAAATGAAGGCGCTGCGGGAGGTGGGCTGGATATTGCTGGAAGATGATGCTGTTGAGGTTGCCCAAGAGGTAGGTGAACTAGAAAATCTGCAAAGGTTAAGTATCTACGTCGATTGTGAGAGGCCCAATGGTCCCAAGGTTCTTGAAGAGCTTGCCCTGTCCCTGAGCAGGACGCACTCTCTCCGGTCGCTCGACATGGGCACCATGAGTTATGAGGCCAATGCGTTGAACTTTCTCCTTGAGCTCCCCTCGCCGCCACGCCTCCTCCGATTCCTCAGGATCGCTGGTGGCATTGACAAATTGCCCAACTGGGTTGAATCGCTCACATATCTTGTTGAGTTTCACATGTCATGGGCACACTTTATCGATGACCAACTATTTGGGGTTCTGTGTAAGTTGCCCAACCTGAAGAGCATCTGGATGCAGCGGAACTGCTACACCGGTCTAGAGCTGATTGCACGCGCTGCACACAACTTTCCAGCGCTCAAGAATCTCAGAGGGACCTGTGATAACGAAATGCCCAGAGTCTACAAATTTGAGGAAGGATCCATGACAAAGCTCGAGAAACTTTCACTGAATTTCGACAACTGGAGTGAGAAGAGCATTGTGGGCATTGAGCACTTGACAAGCCTTAAAGAGGTGCAGCTCGCAGGTAAGAGAGGGAACCCTGCGCTGGACCGAACTCTGGAGCAGCTAAAGGTGGAGAGTGGAAGGCACCCCAATCAGTTCACAGTTGGAGTGAAGTACGACTAACCTTGTCGCTCTGCTTGCTTGCTGTAAGTTTGTTGTTACCCTTTCTGTTCCTGTTGGTgtttgtggtgtggttgcttctTGCTTTGTAAACCTTGGAGCCTACAGCAGTTTAAGCATTGTGGTTTGTAATAAATAATAAACCTGGACCAATTGGACTGTGGTctaggaaaaacaaaaacaagcgATCCATGTACCAGTATGCATTATAACTGCATGTTCTTGTTCCCAGAAAGAAGGTTATGTTTTTTTGCATTTCAATTTTGGCGTCGTATACATTTCAATTGAGGCGGCGACAAAAAGGTTAGTCAGCCAGCCAACTTCCCTGCTAGCGAAGTCGCCAAATACAGGTATATGTGCCCTTTCAGTGTTGCTCGTAGCACGTGGGTGAGAATTCGAACCTGCATCCATGGACTCGACCTAGCATTGCCATCTTTAAGGCCTGTTCGGAGGGGCTCCACTCCACAACTCCACTCGCGGAGCTGGTGGAGCAGCAGTTAAAAAATGCGGAGTTGGGAAAGAGGTGCTCCGCAGCTCCTCAGATTTCCTAGAGCCGGAGGATTACCGAACGGCTCCTTAGTTGTTGGCTTCGATTTTAGCTAACATGAAATTGTTCTGTTCATTTGGTGTGGTGTTGCTTCCACAGAAAAAGCAAAATGTCAAGTGATTGCCTATATATTCTGGTTGTGCCCAACAGTTCAATGATGAAAAATGTGCATGATTGCTACTGGGGTTGGGAACTTCTTAGAGTGCCCGTCGTTATTCTTACATGGCTAGCTACCTTTGACAGATTGGTCCCTGCATCTTGTTAGTAGTATTGCTAATGGTGGCATTATTTATCCCTGTTTATTGGCCACAGATTTTACAGGTCACTACTGAATACATGTTTTTTCTGTTGCTCCTTGTCAACAACAGACCTCTGACAAAGGATAATTCAACACGTGTAGGTCCCTGTAGACCTGTCTTTTTGTTTTCTTTGATGGGCCTGAGAGCGTTCACCATTTTTCGGTTTCAAGTTTTCGGTTGGTCAGTTAAGTAGTCAACACGCATAGGCTTCTAACGTAGTTCTCTGACTTCATTACAGCCGACCGTCTGCAAAGAGTTTCTTATTACTGGTTGCATAAATGAGCCCTGAAGCACTCACACCCTGATGGCTGATGTTGAGCTGTTGTACATATGGCAGGGTTGCAAGCTGTCATTGCCAAAAATAGTGTGGCACCATCTGCCAAGGGATTACCGTCGTTGCTCGCCCCAGGCTGCTCCCAAGCAGCTGGAGTTCGTCTCATTGGCGTCACTCTTGACCATGGGGGCCCATGTCCAGCAGATTGGCGCCCTCGATCTTCTCTGCACCGGAGCGACACCTCTTAATTAATCAATCAATTAATTTGGGGATGCATTCATGACATTCAGAATATTTTTAGAGGAAAATCTTGGAACCCTTCCTTGTTATTCCTCTCAAGTTGCCAGCTAACATATCTCAGGTCAGCATGAGAGCTGGCTCTCCAGTCAAAATTCTGAAGTTAGCAACCATTGTGTTTATCTTGTATCAACACTGAATTTCAGTCTCTCTAAATTAACTGAGTTTGGCTCAGAGAAGTGTGAGTACATACTTAACTGAGATTTCCGGCATACTTGTTTGTGTTATCGCAGATCCTTGGCAGCATGATCGAACAGATATGGAGTATTGCCCATCCATTAATAGACGATAGCGTTTGTGTACAGCGACAAGAATTTGTGCTGGTAATATGTATCATTAGATCTCAACTGCTAATGCTTTCACCAGGAAACAAGTTCAGATATAAACAATGTCATCAATTAGCATCATCTGTGGTGATTAGCCCATTCTTAACAGCAAGCAAGCCTGCTATATATACCGGTGTTGACTGGGCCGACGGCGACCAGCTTAAAGAGGCCATAGATGGCCAGCTTGTTCTCTCTTCAAACTCCTCATGAAGAACCAGTCAGCAATTATCATCTGGGTTGCTCATTTTGTATGTATACCTTCACCTGTTAACAGGTCTCCATCAGTTTGTCCATATCAACTATACCGACCAGCACCAACTATCATGACTAATTGGCAAGGACCCCAAGTTGTCTATTTAACAACAATTTCAGTGATAACATTTTATACTTAAGATGCTTTCTGCTGCCTTCCTTGAATTGCTCACTTCTGTGTTTCTCCAAAGTTTAGATTAAGAAATCTGAAGAGTTCATAAGACCAATTATTGGGTTGGTAAGGGACGCAAAAGCGGTGCTAACCAGCCAGAAGGTGTGTATAGCAAGAGCTTCCCCAAAGAGACTAGCATTCCCAAATCTGGCTGGAGTTTGGGGAACCGTGCATAGAGTTTTCTTCAGCAAGGCAGGTGCGTTTCACGTAATTTGGTTCTGCCCTTAGTACTCCTGACAATATCCCAGGTTGTACTGCTAGAACTATCAACCTAAGAAGGTTGATGCAAAATTAATGAGTTTTGCCTGCCATTACAGGCTAGTAGGTGGCTATTCTTTGGTTCTGTAAAAAAAAACAAGGACATCTCGAGTTGAAGATTAAATCCAGCTATCGTTCCCAAAAGAGACCCTAAAGAGACTATCGTTCCCAAATCTGGCCGGAGTTTGGGGAAGCGCTCATAAAGTTTTCAACAAGGCAGGTGCGTTTCATGTAATTTGGTTCTGTCCCTAGTACTCCTGCCAATATCCCAGGTTGTACTGCTAGAACTATCAACCTAAGTAGGTTGATGCAAAATTAATGAGTTTTGCTTGCCATTATAGGCCAGTAGGTGGCTGTTCTTTGGTTCTGTAAAAAAAAAGGACATCTCAATTAAGATCTCTGTTTTCCATTAACCAGATAGCTGTCAAGGTGAAGGAAATAGAGAAAGACCTTACTCACCTGTCTGAGACAAAAAAACGTTGGATTCCCATGATGAACAGTGGGGATACTAGCAGCTCAAATTACATTGTCAAGAGTCCAAAGATCTAGCAAATGTTTCACGTTCCCTTGATGAAGAAGAACTAGTTGGGGTGGATAAAAACAGAGAAAAACTTGAGCAGTGGTTGGCAGGTGGTGACTTGGAACGCAATGTGATAGCGCTGCTTGGAATGGGAGGGCTTGGTAAAACAACTTTGGCTGCAAATGTCTACAAGAAAGAGAGAGATAAATTCGAGTGCCACGCATGGGTCTCCATCTCACAAACTTATTCTAGAGAAGATGTCTTGCGGAATATAATCAAGGAACTTTCCAAAGATAAAGTCGGTGTTCTATTTGACACAACGGCCATGGAGATCACATGCCTTGAAGAGACACTAAAACTTTTTCTG
This sequence is a window from Aegilops tauschii subsp. strangulata cultivar AL8/78 chromosome 7, Aet v6.0, whole genome shotgun sequence. Protein-coding genes within it:
- the LOC109772085 gene encoding disease resistance protein Pik-2, with protein sequence MVTTRIEAVAVACSDASEICGDNIYHIEPLNSEDSKKLFLSRAFGSKDATCPTELEDEMNKILKKCGGLPLAIVSIGSLLASYKSPEHKDMWDRVCKSISYHMDTNPTLDGMRQILTLSYDHLPYHLKGCMMYLSIFPEDFLINKDRLVYRWIAEGLVEEKRGMTLLEVAEAYYDELVSRGMINPAGEIISHVYGAVETCRVHDLMLEVMVSKSLEANFVSLIGGQYDGMSYDTIRRLSLHGGAQMPKESPSKKYSPSKRPKESTSKKMVKKNDLKDINVQHVRSLSMFQLQGNKLLDRLGEFTLLRVLDLEDCKGVENKHMGDICRMYLLRYLSLRGTDISVLPPKVCDLEHLQTLDVRATGLARLPETLIKLEKLERLFFSQKDVWSTMWKPPQGLWKMKALREVGWILLEDDAVEVAQEVGELENLQRLSIYVDCERPNGPKVLEELALSLSRTHSLRSLDMGTMSYEANALNFLLELPSPPRLLRFLRIAGGIDKLPNWVESLTYLVEFHMSWAHFIDDQLFGVLCKLPNLKSIWMQRNCYTGLELIARAAHNFPALKNLRGTCDNEMPRVYKFEEGSMTKLEKLSLNFDNWSEKSIVGIEHLTSLKEVQLAGKRGNPALDRTLEQLKVESGRHPNQFTVGVKYD